GCAAAGATGGGGATGCGGACGACGACGTTCTGGTCACGCATTAAGGCGGTTCGCCCGAGTCTTTTATGACTATAAAAAGCCCGGATTCTCAAGGTTTTCGCCTTGAAGATCCGGGCTTTTTCGTGAAAAATACGGTTTTTCCCAACTTGACATCCCTAAAAGTGCATTTTTCGGCAGTTTTCCACAGTTTTCCTTGGTTTTTTAGGAGTCGATGGATTGACGACGAAGGTATCCGGAAGCAAACTCCAGACCATCCCAGCGTTGAGAAACTGCGGTTTTTGAGCTGATTGTGAAAATGCCTGATTGTGAAAAAACCGTGGTCGTTAGAGAACACCATAACGTAGCTGGGATGTTCTCATTTAGATTCACCCAATAGACTTACAGATTAAGGGGTCAAACATGAATAAAAACGACCTGATTGCCGCAGTGGCAGACGGTACCGGATTGACGAAGGCAGATGCCGCTAAGTCAGTGGATAGCGTATTCGATACAATTACTGCCTCACTCAAATCAGGCGGCGAAGTCCGTTTGGTTGGTTTCGGGACCTTCAGTGTTGCCAATCGTGCGGCAAGCGAAGGCCGCAATCCCCGTACCGGTGAAAAAATCCAAATCCCTGCGTCCAAGCAGCCTAAGTTTAAGGCAGGCAAGGGCCTCAAGGATGCGGTGAACAAATAGACGGCCAGTCTATAAGGGTTCCGCACAAGTGCCGGTTGTTAACGCAGCCGGCACTTTTCGTTTCTTGAGACTTTTCATTTTGATAAAGCTGGCATAGTGTGCGGCGCTTGCTGTTATAGAGGCAGAATATTAAGGGCGATTAGCTCAGCTGGAAGAGCATCTCGTTTACACCGAGAAGATCGGCAGTTCGAACCTGTCATCGCCCACCATTTTTACAAAAGCGGGGCCAACCCAATAGAGGGGAATGGCCCTGTTTTTTTGTGGAGGATGCTATGGTGAAGCTTGGCCTGATCGGAAATGGCGCAATTGCTGGCATTGTGACACGTCACTGCGAGGCATCGGGGGGACGGCTGTCGATTGTCGGTGCGGCGGTCACGCCAGAAGATGGGCCAAGCGTCGGGCAACACCCGACCTTCTTAGAACTCTCAAAAGTTTTGGCGCTCAAGCCCAGCCTGGTGGTTGAATGTGCCGGCCAGCAAGCGGTTCAAGCGCATGGCCCGGCCATTCTGAGCGCGGGTATTGACCTGATGATCATCTCGGTCGGGGCCTTGGCCAATGATGCTTTGACAGAGG
The sequence above is drawn from the Rhodospirillaceae bacterium genome and encodes:
- a CDS encoding HU family DNA-binding protein, giving the protein MNKNDLIAAVADGTGLTKADAAKSVDSVFDTITASLKSGGEVRLVGFGTFSVANRAASEGRNPRTGEKIQIPASKQPKFKAGKGLKDAVNK